The genomic window CTTGATAAACCTAAGGATTCTGTCTCATGTATGTGATTACATTAATTAATACTGTTTCTCTAAACAAGCAATAAGCTATTTGGAAATACATGGTAAAAATTAACTTACCAATATTTGAATGTCACTACAAAAGTACATACTCTAACAGACTTCCTTGGTCCATCTCACAATCAGTTAATCTGAAATAGATTCAAAACTTTCTAAAGTGCACTCCCTATAAAAATTTTAGCATGCCTTGCAATTTGGCATTGACAACTACATTGTACAGATATAACTCCATGTATTTCCTAGCAAAGATTTCTCAGCTAGCAGTGCTAAATTAACACTTTGAACTTTGGCTTGGTTGCAAGTTTAGAATTTGCAGCCTGATACTAGAAACATAGTTTGCCTCAATCTCTTCATTCATAGATAGTTTCACTCAAAGAGATTCAATGAACTTAAAAAGGAAGTGTTATTATTCAAAACTCTTCAACTCTTTCAAGCTCTGATGATGTCGACTTCTTCTGCCTCATTACCAGTGTATatccaaaatttatttttaatgttttactATTTCTCTTGACCACTTCATCCTCGAGTAAACTCAGGGATTGATACAATCAGATTTccatgaaatgaatgaaaactgATGTAATTCACCATTTGTAGCACTTCAACAATTAACTCAAAATATGCTCAAACCTGAAGCGATGTGAATTTAAGCtgaattggaaatttttaagCAGGCTTTTATCATAAATTAAGACCTTCTATAATACACAATGTGCTTAATCATTCACAGTAATAATTAACTTACACATATTACATAACCTCTGAAACTTAAGAGTAGTCATTCCTACAATCAGTATTAATAGGGTTCAATCAGTTACTGAAATGTAATTCCTTGCAATATCTTTGTTAACAGCATCTTTCCAATGAAGGTGAAGTCCGATCAAGCAGTATTCATTCAGTTCCTTGGACATATGAGTTACTGATGCAACTAACTGCTTCCTTCGGTTGACactaatttgaaaatattcagTAACAAGAACCCACCTCACACTCCAGGTAAACCTATTAAATCACTCACTACGAACCCAGATATCAATGCTCTCTTAGCATGCAGGTTAACTTAAGTGCCGAGGCCAGTACTGGCCGCTGAAATTTCCCTCATTATTTGAGATCGAAACAAGGCAAGGACTATCCAGTCTATGTTAACGGATTTCACGCATCGTTTTCCGGAAGTCGTAAACAACATTGAGCCCGCGCAGCCACATTTCGGAGATAGGGTGGTTACCAATTATTGAACATGGATAGTCATTGCCTTGTTTCGATCTTAAATAATGAGGAAAATTTCAGCGGCCTGTACTGCCCTCAGCACCAAAGTTAACCTGCACGCTAGGAAAGCATTGATATTCTTCCCCCACTCGTCGCCCATGATGTAGTAACTCTCGGTCGAGTTGAAACGAGCCACACGCAGTAAGAAGGACTCGTAAGACAGAAATTTAAGGACTATTAGGGAACAGCTCAAACCTCCAGATAAGTTTTTCATACCCAGAGTAATCTATTTTGCTGTCTAAGTTTTCGCACAAAGTGTTCATGTTAGTTGTCGTGACTATTAGATCGTTTTTCGTTTCCCAGGGAATCGTTCATCTACCTACTCCACTGGTGTAATGTATAATATAGCAAAGCATAACTTCATCTGATCTTGATGTATAAATCAAAGTTTTATGGCAATAAAAGTCTACTTCATAACATGCTCGTGGGTGCCACTAGTTTCTTGCGCGAATTATGCGTGATTGAACGCGACGTGAGGTTAATGTATAATGTATACTGGCAAgatatgacaaaaaagaaacttacatGTAAACCTCTCATTTTACTCCTACAATATTCATATATGTTTCAGTTTTACGTTCTTTAAGGTAAAGCGAGCTTTAAATTACTACAAACTAATGAGTGTATAGACATAAGAGGgcgaaaattaaaagaacaactTTGGGATAGCTGTGTAGAATGTCTTTAAGTGTGACACTCATCAAGTTGTTACATCTCGATCTGATACGTTACTCCATTAAGTTAGGAAAGAGTGATTCTAAAAGTATTCTTTTTGACGAATCGAAGGTTCCAAATGCGATGTCAAATCAAATCCACCTCTCCTCTTTCATCTGTGGACAAGTACAGAGTCGCAACAATAGGCATATTATCATTGGTGAACTTAAATTACCCTCATCTAACCTTGCAAATTTACACTGCAGCTGTTTCCTCCCTCCCTTGCCCATTTTGATTAGGGGTATCCTTGTAATAAACATCCTCTGTCAAATCATGAGATTAAAATTAAGTTCCTTGGACACCAGTTGAAAGACCTACAGTTAATGGGAAAACTGGCCCAAAAAAGGGGGATTGGGCTTTAAATGATTGACTCTATTGGATTCCACTTTGAATTTGATCTTTCTTCTGCTATCAATAGATTCATGTAGACTCTGAATTGTGTGTATTCCAAATAGTCTTTAAAAGAAAGCAGTCATAAGGAAATATCAAGTGCCCAGTTCTAGAGACCCTTGTAGTAAAAAGTGCATGccttatttaatatttttccgGTTCCAATAATTTTTGATTCTGCTTTATTAGGAATGAAAGTGTCCCAAGGAATATATTGCACAGTTAAACAATATTCTATCACAACAAATTGTGTATGATAAGATAGCTGTGCTCAACACAAGACTGCCAACAGATTGTCAGGTGAGAAACAAAGACTTTCTTGCAAGATATACTGTACACTACCAAAAATAGTTCTGTACAAAACGCACAAGTTTCAGTGTAATTTTAGAGTGTGCATCACAGCTGACTTATTTGGATGGGGACATGATCAGAAACTTGTCCAAAATTGTGTccatatttattttacttttctcaGGGCTTGTTAAAATTAATGCATTGTGAAAGAAAGGAATTAATGCCTCAGCTGATATCTAGTCAGGGTGAGGAATAGTTGACTTGGATTTATAAATCTTATGAGTACATATGCACAGTGCTCTTGAAAATGCATAATGAGCTATAATGGCACGATTTTCTCATGGTAAAGTACTGTGTGCAATTAATTTGTCAGCAGCTGTTAAAAGTTCCCTGGTAGTTTTCATCTTAATGATAATTAATGCCTAGGCTGCAGGAGGTAAAGGTGTATTCATTTAGGAATTGTTTAATAAGTATATACTTTTTACAGCTTGCCTTTTGAATATTCATTTAAGGTGAGATCAATAATGATTCAGGTTTTTTTCAATCTTAAGCTGCTATATTGTTGACAATGCTGTTAAGCTAGCCTCAGATATCTTCATggaagtttctaaaaaaatttcaccaCAAGCTCTGAAGGTTTTTGCCATTTGAAACTATGTTTACATTTTCTACTCATGCTCCCAAAGTGCATTTTACACAAAGTTACATTATACAATTTTATGGGGCTTGAGAGAGACCTGTTGTGGTTGTCAGGGTAAATTGATGTCTCCATAGACCTGGCAAATGTTTTTCCACTCGTTTGTCAGTGCTTAGAAGCCACTGACATTTTAACCCCGCTCATCTTGATTCAATGAAAGAGGTGAAAAGTAACAACATTAACTACATTTACTATGTGATTAGTGGAAAATCAGTAaaggtcatttttttcttttatgaaatGTCATGTAAatctataaaaaaatttaaatacccATCTTGGCAAcatgcaaaatatttgtaagttaTAGTCACTTAAGTATCAATTTcttaattctatttttttctgccaATTACAGACTCAATCAAAAAAAGCGTTAGCCAAACTGTTGGAACTATGTATAACAAGAGAACCATGTCCAAATGCCAAGATCATGAAAAATCTCTGCAGTTTTACTTGCAGTGATCCTTCAGTCACTCCAGCAGTAAATATCAGTTTAACAGTAGCTTTTGATGAACCTCCTTTGTCACAGATACCCGAGGGACAGTCAAAATCTAATTGTAACTTAGTCTCTTTTGGAGGGACAAATGCATTTATGGAATGAGGGAACAGTTTACAATGCGATCCTTACAATGGGATTCTGTCTCTTGTTTAGCAGCAGAAGGTACTTTGGGTTACAAATAATATAATCACTGCACTTAAGTCTCcacatttattttcttatctTTGTCAGTCACTCTTGGAAGAGCTTACTATGTGTTTGAGTTCAAGAAGAGCAGTGTTGGATGTAGTCTTAGAATTATGAAAAgataatgtacatgtactgcTTAGCCTGTGTTTGTGCATTGCTTTCCTGGTGTCTTGAATTGGGCTTTTTATTCTAGTGCCACAGTTTCCAGAGTGGATTGAGTTTCTTCTCATTCAGAAgaattttttgcttgtttgactGTTGTGTTATGTTACAATTACACGTGATCACAGCAGATACAGCATGTACAATTGACAATAAGACATTGATTGAGAGTCACGTGATTAGTTCTGTTGCGTTCTTGTAGAGTCTTATgctagaataaagaaataaaatcgaGTTATCTGGTGACTCCTGCTAGCAGTTTGCGGATAACTTAACAGAAAATTTGTGTTGATCTTGATTACTCCTGTTCAAAGGTTCCACATGGATCCTGGCTtttttgaactgtttcttttttcttttgaatgcaAATGTTTCAGCTTCTAAAAAAGCAAGTGGCAATACAGGTCGTACCAAGCTTCAACCACCTGCTGTGGATAGGGTGTCTGTAGCCCCTCTTAATGATAACAGCATCAATGATTTTGAGGTGAGGCCTTCAGTGTCAAtatttgagaaaattaaaacagattgCAGTTTGTGAATTATTCAGAAATTTTTGTTGTGAGATTTCTTGTGTTCACAGCCATTTGTGTAAAATTACCATTTCAATAAAGCTAATTCTGAAAATCTCCATCTTTTTTGTGCAGATGGCTTAACTTTTAAGTATTCAAAGAAGAGGTGCAGAATTTTCATGACATTCTATAGTCAGTGATTCAATAATTTTTGGCCAGAGGAAATAGTCATAATCATCAagacaaaatgagccaaaaaatacaagtgtatactgagtaccatgccaagagtcaaaggaattaagcattccttttgacaagatccatgtttttagctgtaatacaaagtcatgtgccacctctgcaacatggaaccctgaaaaaagaattactttagTTGCATTATAAAATATACTTCTGATctccatatttgtattacatATGTGATATGATATTATTGAGGATGCAAACTTATCATACCTTGTGTCTCACAGAGATAAGTCAACAGCTCTTTTGTCATAGGGACCTCACGGCTTACTGCTGAAGTTTCATTGGCCTTACTCCAGTTGACAACTGCTAACACCTTTTTGGTCCTAAAGATAATCAgtgcaaatgaaatgattttaggAATGGTGTTGAACATAATAGAGgttcaacatatcatacaaagaaatagagtAGAAAGCATCTTACGAGAAAGAAAGGGCTGACACTGTTGTGTGTGCTGCTGATCGACTGGAATCATGCCTTGCATCTGTTATAACACACTGCAGGAAAATGgtagaaatcaaaacataaaaatggtcacatttctctactcacagatattttcaagATTTACAATCTGATATAAGATTTTATATCTTTGTACGTGCCAGTCTACATAATATACTCCGAGTATGGCAGGTGTATAAGTATGtggccaaagacaaaatgaagttaaaatgactacttgtacctctccattcacagcatatgcagggttactcttcacttgttcttgagCAGCCAACATCGACTCATTGGAAACCCTCTTCACGACTGTCAAGTAACCAAGCTTTTTCAAGactgttgaagtgattaaaaatagaagtattttagaatGCATCTGGTAGGGCAGAAACCAAAGAAGGAACAGTTCAGTCAGTTTGAGCTATCTTGATAGAACATTAATGATTTAACAACCTGCAAACTGCTGTTGACTGCcttctccttgcaaggagaaagactacatgattttcagagcatctgAGAATGTGCATTGCTAACCTGTGTCGAAGGTCTTTTCTCCCTCTGACCCGATGTTGGCTGCTTGACAGAAACTTGTGTATTGTGTCTCTGTCAAGCCACAGGACAATACTCCATGAATCAATCTATGAAAAAGAGAGACAGATAAgtgaccagttacaaaaaacaaaaactctaaaataccgagacaataaattttcagtaaatttcgagcaaaaaatgaaagagtgCTCACCTCAAATTTACATAGTACTTTGGAGGAGATCCTCCCATGATGGGGGAGGAGAGCCACTTGAAAGAATCTCCACCAACGCATGAAATTGTCACTGACACGACATGACTCTGTCGATTGAAGACAAGTGATTCGCAATCGAGGGGTTTTCCacaataacaacatgatgtcGATAGCGtattacagaaaaaagaaaacagagttcGCAGAGATTCTTCGCTGCAGAGATATATGGAGTCGTTCTCtgctgaagatgcagtgatttgcattctttgtgGCGTACGTTCTGCTTGTGAAagagaaattggagaaaaaggatcactgaaaggcaaagaaatacgcGAAGATGGAGTAGAAGAAGCTGAAGGAATCGAAAACCGTGCAGTTGTGGATGGTGTAGAGAGAAGAGAGGGGTTCGGACTTCCCGTTGATGATAAGCTCAGATCGCTCGATGTCAGtcgtttcctctca from Pocillopora verrucosa isolate sample1 chromosome 8, ASM3666991v2, whole genome shotgun sequence includes these protein-coding regions:
- the LOC136282838 gene encoding uncharacterized protein isoform X1, which translates into the protein MDDFASKCDFETEFHNSSSVWGKVLAVAARKIFLLGNLIVMAEGNNPSVPKKKRPTDRGPQFSFNIEVPRTQESRLLGIKDRIKMARGSLNLIKATTSTQNADLMEALLLAFEEKIERKRLTSSDLSLSSTGSPNPSLLSTPSTTARFSIPSASSTPSSRISLPFSDPFSPISLSQAERTPQRMQITASSAENDSIYLCSEESLRTLFSFFCNTLSTSCCYCGKPLDCESLVFNRQSHVVSVTISCVGGDSFKWLSSPIMGGSPPKYYVNLRLIHGVLSCGLTETQYTSFCQAANIGSEGEKTFDTVLKKLGYLTVVKRVSNESMLAAQEQVKSNPAYAVNGECVITDARHDSSRSAAHTTVSALSFSTKKVLAVVNWSKANETSAVSREVPMTKELLTYLCETQGFHVAEVAHDFVLQLKTWILSKGMLNSFDSWHGTQYTLVFFGSFCLDDYDYFLWPKIIESLTIECHENSAPLL
- the LOC136282838 gene encoding uncharacterized protein isoform X2; its protein translation is MDDFASKCDFETEFHNSSSVWGKVLAVAARKIFLLGNLIVMAEGNNPSVPKKKRPTDRGPQFSFNIEVPRTQESRLLGIKDRIKMARGSLNLIKATTSTQNADLMEALLLAFEEKIERKRLTSSDLSLSSTGSPNPSLLSTPSTTARFSIPSASSTPSSRISLPFSDPFSPISLSQAERTPQRMQITASSAENDSIYLCSEESLRTLFSFFCNTLSTSCCYCGKPLDCESLVFNRQSHVVSVTISCVGGDSFKWLSSPIMGGSPPKYYVNLRLIHGVLSCGLTETQYTSFCQAANIGSEGEKTFDTVLKKLGYLTVVKRVSNESMLAAQEQVKSNPAYAVNGECVITDARHDSSRSAAHTTVSALSFSTKKVLAVVNWSKANETSAVSREVPMTKELLTYLCETQD